In Tubulanus polymorphus chromosome 2, tnTubPoly1.2, whole genome shotgun sequence, a single window of DNA contains:
- the LOC141899802 gene encoding phospholipase A2-like — protein MNDFKVIISYIVLTTFSCLILCGKESLARSYKSYVATIKQPFGKVRLYSDGDHVVTAFFDRSDDLIFCHPSENGTETGKTIFAEAIEGKSQRDKMVIKMDVARHAKRCTKFLKGVEVSKSSEKRLHKDKGRFKTAKMMLELYYGVPGTNWCRFERPSNITRKLGEHREVDKCCRRFHRGCPNGTIPGHHRVNGLYNYYPWPLYHCRCTYMLNRCLSQLTGNKLAKHVGELIFNHAQLPCFRLKKSEKCLKWKPWYTKCRQTEDSTEAHRRRAIKHFRMQTRDDTPV, from the exons ATGAACGATTTCAAGGTGATCATTAGCTACATTGTTTTGACGACTTTTTCGTGCCTCATCCTGTGCGGGAAGGAGTCGCTGGCGCGATCGTATAAATCGTACGTAGCCACGATTAAACAACCTTTCGGAAAAGTGAGACTTTACTCGGACGGAGATCACGTCGTGACTGCATTTTTCGACCGTTCGGATgatctgatattttgtcaccCGTCCGAGAATGGCACTGAAACGGGTAAAACCATATTTGCGGAG GCAATCGAAGGCAAGTCCCAAAGAGATAAAATGGTCATTAAAATGGACGTTGCCAGACACGCGAAAAGATGTACGAAGTTTCTGAAAGGAGTTGAAGTTAGCAAATCATCA GAAAAGAGATTACACAAAGACAAAGGTAGATTTAAAACGGCGAAGATGATGTTAGAGCTGTATTATGGTGTACCAG GGACAAACTGGTGTCGATTTGAGAGACCATCGAATATAACACGAAAGTTAGGCGAACACAGAGAAGTGGACAAATGCTGCAGGCGATTTCATCGTGGTTGTCCGAATGGAACCATACCAG GGCATCACAGAGTGAACGGATTATATAATTATTACCCGTGGCCTTTGTATCATTGCCGATGTACGTACATGTTGAATCGATGTCTCAGTCAACTGACGGGCAATAAGCTGGCAAAACACGTCGGGGAACTGATCTTTAACCACGCCCAGTTACCGTGCTTCAGGTTAAAAAAATCGGAAAAGTGCTTGAAATGGAAACCGTGGTACACGAAATGCAGACAAACTGAAGATTCGACGGAAGCACACCGCCGCCGAGCTATCAAGCATTTTCGAATGCAAACCAGGGACGATACGCCCGTGTGA
- the LOC141898856 gene encoding sodium- and chloride-dependent GABA transporter ine-like, whose translation MDLQVECTSCLNNDVDEVDTKSGLQEKSDYELMVLRENREQWGKKIEFLLACIGYAVGLGNIWRFPYLCYKSGGGAFLIPYFIMLFLCGIPLLYMELAVGQYTRRGPIGALTKLCPLFKGAGAATVVVSFLLCTYYNVIISWAFFYLFSSFRSVLPWATCNNEWNTDKCWANSQQNGHPISGNVTVSSSANTTFNMTYPIRPNGSVSPSEEFFNRRVLAVSEGLEFPGEIRWELLLLLILCWILVYFCLWKGVRSSGKVVYFTATFPYIVLIILLVRGVTLPGSLKGIMFFIKPKWELLLDAKVWVNAAAQNFNSIGIAFGSLIAMASYNKFNNNIFRDVMTVSLINSATSILAGFVIFSILGYIAENQGQEVVDVVAQGPGLVFVVYPEAFTTLPVSQLWATLFFIMLICLGIDSQFCMVEVICTTLQDQLGDKAKKYLKRKEIVVLIVCIIAFLLGLPNITNGGIYFFQLIDYFAAGISLMYLAFFEVVAITWVYGANKLARNVKEMTGREPQLFFKVCWYFFSPALILAIWIFGWVQYKMVTYGKGDWYTYPTWGEALGWMIAVCSIICIPAGAIHAFIQSSGKTLIKKLKNTVRPHLFGIEKNNVPNLQPNDRLEHVTVNGVDALKSNQLLLSSQNDDVTTKL comes from the exons ATGGACTTACAAGTGGAGTGTACGTCGTGTCTGAACAACGATGTCGATGAAGTTGACACTAAATCAGGGCTGCAGGAGAAGTCGGATTACGAGCTAATGGTGCTCAGAGAGAATCGCGAACAATGGGGTAAAAAGATCGAGTTTCTGTTGGCGTGTATCGGTTACGCAGTAGGCCTCGGAAACATCTGGAGATTCCCGTATCTTTGCTACAAGAGTGGAGGGG gTGCGTTTTTGATACCCTACTTCATCATGCTTTTTCTATGTGGCATTCCTCTGTTATATATGGAGTTGGCAGTTGGCCAGTACACTAGACGTGGACCAATCGGAGCTCTCACTAAACTCTGTCCCTTGTTTAAAG GAGCTGGCGCGGCTACGGTCGTCGTGTCGTTTCTACTCTGCACGTACTACAACGTTATCATCTCGTGGGCGTTCTTCTATCTGTTCAGTTCGTTCCGTTCGGTGTTGCCGTGGGCGACCTGTAACAACGAATGGAACACGGATAAATGTTGGGCGAACTCGCAGCAGAATGGTCATCCAATCTCGGGAAACGTCACCGTTTCATCGTCGGCGAATACGACGTTCAATATGACGTACCCAATCCGACCTAACGGCAGTGTCTCGCCGTCTGAAGAATTCTTCAA TCGTCGAGTTTTAGCCGTTTCCGAGGGTTTGGAATTCCCCGGTGAAATTCGTTGGGaattgttgctgttgctgatATTGTGTTGGATACTCGTGTATTTCTGTTTATGGAAAGGCGTTAGGTCGAGTGGCAAG gttGTTTATTTTACGGCCACGTTTCCGTATATAGTACTGATCATACTGCTAGTTAGAGGCGTCACATTACCGGGTTCTTTAAAGGGTATTATGTTTTTCATCAAACCGAAATGGGAACTTTTGTTGGATGCGAAG gtttgGGTAAACGCTGCGGCTCAGAACTTCAATTCAATTGGAATCGCGTTCGGATCTCTGATAGCGATGGCCAGTTATAACAAATTCAACAACAATATATTCCG AGACGTGATGACCGTCTCATTAATCAACTCGGCTACAAGCATTCTCGCCGGTTTTGTCATTTTCTCCATACTCGGTTACATTGCGGAAAACCAAGGCCAAGAAGTTGTAGATGTTGTCGCCCAAG gtCCTGGTCTTGTGTTTGTTGTCTACCCGGAAGCGTTCACCACTCTCCCCGTCTCACAGCTATGGGCGACTTTATTCTTCATCATGTTAATCTGTCTGGGCATCGACAGTCAG TTTTGTATGGTTGAAGTCATCTGCACCACTTTACAAGATCAACTTGGGGACAAGGCTAAGAAATATCTGAAGCGTAAGGAGATAGTGGTTCTGATAGTTTGTATTATAGCCTTCCTGCTGGGACTGCCTAATATCACCAAT ggAGGAATCTACTTTTTCCAgttgattgattattttgcCGCCGGTATTTCTCTCATGTATCTGGCATTTTTTGAAGTCGTAGCTATAACCTGGGTTTACG GAGCTAACAAACTGGCTCGCAACGTTAAAGAAATGACGGGAAGAGAACCACAGCTTTTCTTTAAAGTTTGTTGGTATTTCTTTTCACCAGCTTTGATTTTG GCTATTTGGATATTTGGTTGGGTCCAGTATAAGATGGTTACGTATGGTAAAGGTGACTGGTACACGTATCCGACGTGGGGAGAAGCTCTAGGATGGATGATCGCGGTTTGTTCCATTATTTGTATTCCGGCCGGAGCAATCCATGCTTTCATTCAGTCCAGTGGAAAAACTCTGATTAAG AAATTGAAGAACACAGTTCGTCCGCACCTGTTCGGTATCGAAAAGAACAACGTTCCCAATCTACAACCGAACGATCGTCTGGAACACGTGACGGTAAACGGTGTCGACGCTTTGAAATCGAATCAACTGTTATTGAGTTCGCAGAATGACGACGTCACTACTAAACTGTAA